One genomic segment of Deinococcus gobiensis I-0 includes these proteins:
- a CDS encoding type II secretion system protein GspD translates to MALAFRRHLLGITAFLALTPLGYAQSAAASTVSTPSRSIAQVTVIRAGDNIVIQSNEQIRYQTDPLTRKLILPDAVINGGAALPDGVTWSRQDGSIQFVIPDGTTYALSPDGRNLILTPPGRQAVSPIPTDERSPIIYPLSFAEPNLIAGLIQSIYPGTRVVVDARQRTLIIVANPADRGLMLDLLKGLDTSRPQIQFEAEILEVNRDTTDSLGIQYDSIFTFRLTEGEGLSLAKLGSLGRSPLSLSIGVNLLKTNGAARVLARPRITTIDGLEARINSTQTTPVVTSNSSGGTSVQSITTGITLRMTPKVAPDGTVETNLTISVSVPTGTTSQGVPQFSTREASTTVRVRNGEPIAIGGLMEDRVVKGEQKVPILGDIPVLGKLFTTTRTDTRRSDLIIVVTPRLVMSANESLPSLAPTSADLPSRTQSGQGAGSSGSSVPAPSQPIPNRP, encoded by the coding sequence ATGGCTCTTGCTTTCCGGCGTCATCTCCTCGGCATCACGGCTTTCCTGGCACTGACACCTCTGGGGTATGCGCAAAGTGCGGCGGCCAGTACGGTCAGTACGCCGTCACGCTCCATCGCTCAGGTCACTGTTATTCGCGCAGGCGACAATATCGTCATTCAGTCAAACGAGCAGATTCGTTATCAGACCGATCCGCTGACCCGTAAACTCATCTTGCCAGACGCTGTAATCAACGGCGGCGCCGCCCTACCGGACGGTGTGACCTGGTCGCGTCAGGACGGCTCTATCCAGTTTGTCATTCCAGACGGAACCACATACGCCTTGAGCCCCGACGGCAGAAACCTGATTCTGACCCCTCCGGGTCGCCAGGCAGTCAGTCCTATTCCCACAGACGAGCGTTCGCCCATCATTTATCCCTTGAGCTTTGCGGAGCCCAACCTTATCGCCGGCCTGATTCAAAGCATCTACCCTGGAACGCGCGTGGTGGTTGATGCACGCCAGCGTACCCTCATCATCGTTGCCAACCCGGCAGACCGGGGACTGATGCTGGATCTTCTCAAGGGCCTCGATACCAGTCGGCCACAGATTCAGTTTGAAGCGGAAATTCTTGAGGTCAACCGGGACACGACCGACAGCCTGGGAATTCAGTACGACAGCATTTTCACCTTCAGACTGACGGAAGGAGAAGGCTTGAGCCTGGCCAAACTGGGCTCTCTGGGCCGAAGTCCACTGAGCCTGAGCATCGGCGTCAACCTCCTCAAGACCAATGGGGCTGCCCGGGTACTGGCCCGACCACGCATCACAACGATCGATGGGCTGGAAGCGCGCATCAACAGCACACAGACCACGCCTGTGGTGACATCCAACAGCAGTGGTGGCACGAGCGTCCAGAGCATCACGACAGGGATCACGCTTCGGATGACTCCAAAAGTCGCGCCAGATGGCACAGTGGAAACCAATCTAACCATTAGTGTGAGCGTCCCGACAGGGACCACGAGCCAGGGTGTCCCCCAGTTCAGTACCCGGGAGGCCTCAACCACTGTTCGTGTGAGGAATGGAGAACCTATTGCGATCGGCGGTCTAATGGAAGACCGCGTCGTGAAGGGCGAACAGAAGGTACCCATCCTGGGCGATATCCCTGTTCTGGGTAAGCTCTTTACCACCACCAGAACAGACACGCGGCGGAGCGATTTGATTATCGTGGTGACCCCGAGGCTCGTCATGAGCGCCAACGAATCGTTGCCGAGTCTGGCCCCGACAAGTGCGGACCTCCCCTCGAGAACCCAGAGTGGACAGGGCGCTGGAAGCTCTGGCTCGTCGGTGCCAGCACCATCGCAGCCCATTCCTAACCGGCCCTGA